A genomic stretch from Pseudomonadota bacterium includes:
- the lipA gene encoding lipoyl synthase, translated as MNEQYPLIAPAWLIQLVRQAKLGQQSSLGQETRNILLRHQLNTVCDSARCPNRPHCFSLGTATFMILGAICTRNCSFCAVKSGSPEKVDNNEADRIRESVQEMGLTHAVITSVTRDDLPDGGAGKFAVVIQALHSITPPVSVEVLLPDFQGSSSALQTVLDVAPDIVAHNMETVERLYPIVRPAADYQRSLRSLSYAAEETKMGTFVKSGFMVGLGEEDEEIFVLMRDLREAGVTMLTIGQYLAPSLRHYQVRRFISPEEFAHLEDIARHMGFAHVAAGSLVRSSYHAGVNYKEVAADVATVAAH; from the coding sequence ATGAATGAACAGTATCCGCTAATAGCGCCGGCATGGCTGATACAGCTTGTACGCCAGGCAAAGCTGGGGCAACAGTCTTCCCTCGGGCAGGAAACCAGGAATATTCTTCTTCGCCATCAGCTCAACACGGTCTGTGACAGCGCACGTTGTCCCAATAGGCCACACTGTTTTTCTCTCGGAACAGCCACTTTTATGATCCTCGGGGCCATCTGCACCAGAAACTGCTCATTTTGTGCGGTAAAGAGCGGTAGCCCGGAAAAAGTCGATAACAACGAAGCAGACCGGATAAGAGAATCGGTACAGGAAATGGGCCTTACCCATGCGGTAATAACATCAGTCACCAGAGATGACCTGCCGGACGGTGGTGCAGGAAAGTTCGCCGTGGTTATCCAAGCCCTCCACTCCATAACACCGCCGGTATCCGTAGAGGTGCTTTTACCTGATTTTCAGGGTTCGAGTTCCGCTTTGCAGACTGTACTTGATGTTGCCCCGGATATAGTTGCTCACAACATGGAAACCGTGGAGCGCCTCTATCCGATTGTCCGCCCGGCTGCTGATTATCAACGTTCGCTACGGAGTCTTTCATATGCAGCAGAAGAGACGAAAATGGGGACATTCGTCAAGAGTGGTTTCATGGTTGGCCTTGGAGAGGAAGACGAAGAGATTTTTGTTCTGATGAGGGACCTGCGGGAAGCAGGAGTGACCATGCTTACCATTGGTCAGTACCTCGCACCTTCCCTGCGCCATTACCAGGTGAGACGCTTTATTTCACCCGAAGAGTTTGCGCACCTGGAGGATATTGCCCGACACATGGGATTTGCACATGTGGCAGCGGGATCTCTTGTGCGGAGTTCCTATCATGCCGGTGTAAATTACAAGGAGGTCGCAGCAGATGTTGCAACAGTGGCGGCTCATTAA